A genomic region of Alistipes megaguti contains the following coding sequences:
- a CDS encoding sodium-dependent transporter produces MHHHSHNRATLGGKLSAVLVAAGSSVGLGNIWRFPYVAGDNGGGAFLVIYILCVILMGLPLMIAEFTVGRASHLNAVGAYRALDRRWSFLGYNGVLAAFLILGFYFVVSGWTAEYMVHSVTGSLAQYTTAAEYESVFTNFISNPWRPILYTVLFALATHFIIALGVQKGIERSAKVLMPLLFVVLIALSIHSLLMPGGGEGLRFFFKPDFSKVTPSTVLVALGQAFFSLSIGIGTMVTYASYFKPETNLRHTALNVTILDTLVAVLAGVVIFPAVFSVGIEPSSGPSLVFITLPSIFNGMPLSMVWSTVFFLLLVVAALTSTISLHEVITAYLHEEWHMSRRAAAWTTTAATTLLGAVASLSVGVWSGWKPFGLTLFDLLDYVTANILLPVGGLFTCIFVGWKLDQQVLKDQITNNGTLKFRIYTLFIVLLRYFCPLVMLMLFLDNLGVF; encoded by the coding sequence ATGCATCATCATTCGCACAACCGCGCCACGCTGGGCGGGAAACTGAGCGCCGTTCTGGTCGCCGCGGGCAGTTCCGTGGGGCTGGGCAACATCTGGCGCTTTCCCTATGTCGCCGGCGACAACGGCGGAGGGGCCTTTCTGGTCATCTACATCCTCTGTGTCATTCTGATGGGACTGCCGCTCATGATTGCGGAGTTCACCGTAGGCCGCGCCTCGCACCTCAATGCCGTGGGGGCCTATCGCGCCCTCGACCGGCGGTGGAGCTTTCTGGGATACAACGGCGTGCTGGCCGCGTTCCTCATTCTGGGCTTCTACTTCGTGGTCTCGGGCTGGACGGCCGAATACATGGTCCACTCGGTCACGGGCAGTCTGGCGCAATATACGACGGCGGCCGAGTATGAATCGGTCTTCACAAACTTCATCAGCAACCCGTGGCGACCGATCCTCTACACGGTGCTCTTCGCACTGGCTACCCACTTCATCATCGCGCTGGGGGTTCAGAAGGGCATCGAACGTTCGGCCAAGGTGCTGATGCCGCTGCTCTTCGTGGTGCTGATCGCCCTGTCGATCCACTCGCTGCTGATGCCCGGAGGCGGCGAAGGGCTGCGCTTCTTCTTTAAGCCCGACTTCTCGAAGGTAACCCCCTCGACGGTGCTCGTAGCCCTGGGGCAGGCCTTCTTCTCGCTCTCGATCGGCATCGGAACGATGGTGACCTACGCCTCCTACTTCAAACCGGAGACCAATCTGCGCCACACGGCCCTGAACGTCACGATTCTCGACACGCTGGTGGCCGTATTGGCCGGCGTGGTGATCTTCCCGGCGGTCTTCAGTGTCGGCATCGAACCCTCGTCGGGCCCCTCGCTGGTCTTCATCACCCTGCCGAGCATCTTCAACGGCATGCCGCTGAGCATGGTTTGGTCGACGGTCTTCTTCCTGCTGCTCGTCGTAGCGGCCCTCACGTCGACCATCTCGCTGCATGAGGTAATCACAGCCTACCTCCACGAGGAGTGGCACATGAGCCGCCGTGCCGCTGCCTGGACCACCACGGCTGCCACCACCCTGCTGGGAGCCGTCGCCTCCCTGTCGGTCGGTGTCTGGAGCGGTTGGAAACCCTTCGGACTGACACTGTTCGACCTGCTGGACTACGTGACGGCCAACATTCTGCTGCCCGTAGGCGGCCTCTTCACCTGTATCTTCGTCGGATGGAAACTCGACCAGCAGGTACTCAAGGATCAGATTACCAACAACGGGACGCTGAAGTTCCGCATCTACACGCTCTTCATCGTATTGTTGCGCTACTTCTGTCCGCTGGTCATGCTGATGCTCTTTCTGGACAATCTGGGGGTCTTCTGA
- the ribH gene encoding 6,7-dimethyl-8-ribityllumazine synthase encodes MATRNHNLSKFDAPLPSAADMRFGIVVAEWNREVTEALLEGAVRTLRAAGCPDMNIQVKYVPGTFELSLGAQFFAEYTDVDAVIALGCVIQGDTRHFDFICQGVTQGITQLQIQWNMPISFGVLTVNDMQQALDRCGGRLGNKGDEAAAAAIQMVKLQIDMEAASPEKEPDRRNIN; translated from the coding sequence ATGGCAACCCGGAATCACAATCTTTCGAAATTCGACGCTCCGCTGCCGTCGGCTGCGGACATGCGATTCGGTATTGTCGTGGCCGAGTGGAACCGTGAGGTGACCGAGGCGCTGCTGGAGGGAGCCGTGCGCACGCTGCGGGCTGCGGGCTGCCCGGACATGAACATTCAGGTGAAATATGTCCCCGGGACCTTTGAACTCTCGCTCGGGGCGCAGTTTTTCGCCGAGTATACGGATGTCGATGCGGTGATTGCCCTCGGATGCGTCATTCAGGGCGATACGCGCCACTTCGACTTTATCTGCCAGGGGGTCACGCAGGGTATCACGCAGTTGCAGATCCAGTGGAACATGCCGATCTCCTTCGGAGTGCTGACCGTCAACGACATGCAGCAGGCTTTGGACCGTTGCGGAGGGCGTCTCGGCAACAAGGGGGATGAGGCGGCTGCGGCGGCCATTCAAATGGTCAAGCTGCAGATCGACATGGAGGCTGCTTCGCCCGAGAAGGAGCCCGATCGCCGCAACATCAACTGA
- a CDS encoding tol-pal system YbgF family protein translates to MAKQNVAEPETLGTAMNKTELFFEENGRLMSYIFLGLLILAALIFGYRSLIVLPRAEKAAEMIAEAQNRFDAETPDFELALHGDANGAGFLDVIDKYGSTPSGNLAKHYAGICYLRTGDLENAARYLAKFSPVKGIPGALINAQNYGLQGDVAVEQQNYAQAVKFYEKAVKAADNNMTAPMYLRKAGLAEQAQGNNEKAAAFYEQILTSYPASMEAREAEKLLGSVK, encoded by the coding sequence ATGGCAAAACAGAACGTCGCCGAACCGGAAACTCTCGGCACGGCAATGAACAAAACGGAGCTCTTTTTCGAGGAGAACGGTCGTTTGATGTCCTACATTTTCCTGGGTCTGCTGATTCTCGCGGCCCTGATTTTCGGTTATCGCTCGCTGATTGTCCTGCCGCGGGCCGAGAAGGCTGCCGAGATGATCGCCGAGGCTCAGAACCGTTTCGATGCCGAGACTCCCGATTTTGAACTGGCCCTGCACGGTGACGCCAACGGCGCCGGCTTCCTCGACGTGATCGACAAGTACGGTTCGACCCCCTCGGGCAACCTGGCCAAGCACTACGCCGGCATCTGCTACCTGCGTACGGGTGATCTGGAGAATGCCGCCAGGTATCTGGCCAAGTTCTCGCCCGTGAAGGGAATCCCCGGAGCGCTGATCAACGCCCAGAACTACGGTCTGCAGGGGGACGTGGCTGTCGAGCAGCAGAACTACGCCCAGGCCGTGAAGTTCTACGAGAAGGCCGTGAAGGCTGCCGACAACAACATGACCGCACCGATGTATCTGCGCAAGGCCGGTCTGGCCGAGCAGGCACAGGGCAATAACGAAAAGGCCGCCGCCTTCTACGAGCAGATCCTGACCTCGTATCCCGCCTCGATGGAGGCCCGTGAGGCAGAGAAACTGCTGGGCAGCGTGAAATAA
- the recF gene encoding DNA replication/repair protein RecF (All proteins in this family for which functions are known are DNA-binding proteins that assist the filamentation of RecA onto DNA for the initiation of recombination or recombinational repair.) produces the protein MHLKKIALLNFKNIRQEELLLCPGINALVGDNGAGKTNVIDAVYYLSMCKSSLPMTDGQSIRHGADFFLIEGTYATDAGKREVIVCSFSRKGGKVLKRNGKEYDRLSDHVGLIPVVIVSPADSALISEAADERRRYLNAVLSQLDRPYLQAVMRYNAVLAERNRLLKMQPDETMLEIYDHQLCDHGRVIHARRRELIERLQPIVARYYRTLSEDREQVELLYKSELNERPFEEILRAARQKDLVNEFTTAGIHRDDLVLKIGGYPLRKYGSQGQQKSFLIALKLAQYAIVAEEKHERPVLLLDDLFDKLDAGRVEQLIRLVSSETFGQILISDCNPTRLKAILDRSGGDYALFSVADGAITQERKTARQLEEEAQTGETETAKETAGIGAEAGEAGIANESGNQPAREETAAGMQSTETDEP, from the coding sequence ATGCATCTGAAGAAAATCGCGCTGCTGAATTTCAAAAACATCCGCCAGGAGGAGCTCCTGCTCTGCCCCGGAATCAATGCGCTGGTGGGCGACAACGGCGCCGGAAAGACCAATGTCATCGATGCGGTCTACTACCTGTCGATGTGCAAGTCGTCGCTGCCGATGACCGACGGCCAAAGCATCCGCCACGGCGCGGATTTCTTCCTCATCGAGGGGACCTACGCGACCGATGCGGGCAAACGCGAGGTGATCGTCTGCTCCTTCTCGCGCAAGGGCGGCAAGGTCCTCAAACGAAACGGAAAGGAGTATGACCGGCTGTCGGACCACGTGGGGCTGATTCCCGTGGTCATCGTCTCGCCGGCCGACAGTGCGCTGATCTCCGAAGCCGCAGACGAACGCCGCCGCTACCTCAACGCCGTCCTTTCGCAGCTGGACCGCCCCTACCTGCAGGCCGTCATGCGTTACAACGCCGTCCTGGCCGAGCGCAACCGTCTGCTCAAGATGCAGCCCGACGAGACGATGCTCGAGATCTACGACCACCAGCTCTGCGACCACGGCCGCGTGATCCATGCCCGCCGCCGGGAACTGATCGAGCGGCTGCAGCCCATCGTGGCCCGCTACTACCGGACACTCTCCGAGGACCGCGAGCAGGTCGAACTGCTCTACAAGTCGGAGTTGAACGAGCGGCCTTTCGAGGAGATCCTGCGGGCGGCCCGGCAGAAGGACCTGGTCAACGAATTCACGACGGCCGGCATTCACCGCGACGATCTGGTGCTGAAGATCGGCGGCTATCCGCTGCGCAAATACGGCTCGCAGGGGCAGCAGAAGTCCTTTCTCATCGCCCTGAAGCTGGCCCAGTATGCCATCGTGGCCGAAGAGAAGCACGAGCGCCCGGTCCTGCTGCTGGACGACCTCTTCGACAAGCTCGATGCCGGGCGGGTCGAACAGCTGATCCGGCTGGTTTCGTCGGAGACCTTCGGGCAGATTCTCATTTCGGACTGCAACCCCACGCGGCTGAAGGCGATCCTCGACCGTTCGGGAGGCGATTACGCGCTCTTCTCGGTAGCCGACGGTGCCATCACGCAGGAGCGGAAGACGGCCCGCCAACTCGAAGAGGAGGCCCAAACGGGAGAAACCGAAACAGCCAAAGAGACCGCCGGGATCGGAGCCGAAGCAGGAGAGGCCGGAATCGCAAACGAGAGCGGCAATCAGCCGGCACGGGAAGAGACCGCAGCCGGAATGCAGTCAACCGAAACAGACGAACCATGA
- a CDS encoding DUF721 domain-containing protein, which translates to MLMGELLDEFFKRPYVAAKVAEGKLPDTWREIVGDRVADQTTELRLEKHILYARIRSSVVRSELFYQREALKEEINRRSGVRLVNAVIIR; encoded by the coding sequence ATGCTGATGGGCGAATTGCTGGACGAGTTCTTCAAGCGCCCGTACGTGGCCGCCAAGGTGGCCGAAGGAAAACTGCCCGATACGTGGCGGGAGATTGTCGGGGACCGCGTTGCCGACCAGACGACCGAGTTGCGTCTCGAAAAGCACATTCTCTACGCCCGAATCCGGTCGAGTGTCGTCCGTTCCGAACTCTTCTACCAGCGCGAGGCCCTCAAGGAGGAGATCAACCGTCGTTCGGGCGTGCGGCTGGTCAACGCCGTCATCATCCGCTAA
- a CDS encoding OmpA family protein has product MKKIFLTFMVAVFAVSAWAEDTPKKPSFAGFVSNGFWDNWEISAGLGGGTAFSNSGNLGSWGDRFGFEGNLSLTKWLHPVVGVRGQLQGGWFNNFDADLGKLKWPYLFVHTDVMVNASNWIGGYREDRAWYAVPFAGFGYLASNFTDKSQQKSLSGTNQEFAFTAGLLNKFRLSPAFDFNIELKGLMAKSEICPASVSGAYLFGFTATAGITYRFNQRNWQRGVPGYTAEDIRAFQDAVAAGNAALEASKAENARLTEELAAAQAAAKEAETAAAEAEAKAAAEAKKVNTSSCPTSIIFYDYSMSKLTAKDKTRLELTADLIKNGPKDRVYTIQGHADQQTGTPAGNKRVAENRAKNVYNYLIKCGVNPKQLTYEGLGNEPDVYKNIQKANRSVIIK; this is encoded by the coding sequence ATGAAAAAGATTTTCCTGACATTCATGGTCGCGGTATTCGCGGTTTCGGCCTGGGCCGAAGATACGCCCAAGAAGCCGAGTTTTGCGGGATTTGTCTCCAACGGATTTTGGGATAATTGGGAAATATCGGCCGGACTGGGCGGCGGTACGGCCTTCTCGAACAGCGGCAACCTCGGTTCGTGGGGCGACCGCTTCGGATTCGAGGGCAATCTGTCGCTGACCAAGTGGCTGCACCCGGTTGTGGGTGTGCGCGGACAGTTGCAGGGCGGCTGGTTCAATAACTTCGATGCCGATCTGGGCAAGTTGAAGTGGCCCTACCTCTTCGTGCATACGGATGTGATGGTGAACGCCTCGAACTGGATCGGCGGCTATCGTGAGGATCGTGCGTGGTACGCCGTACCGTTTGCCGGTTTCGGTTACCTGGCTTCGAACTTTACGGACAAGAGCCAGCAGAAGAGTCTCTCGGGCACCAATCAGGAGTTTGCCTTCACGGCCGGTCTGCTCAACAAGTTCCGTCTTTCGCCGGCTTTCGATTTCAACATCGAACTCAAGGGGTTGATGGCCAAATCGGAGATTTGCCCGGCATCGGTGAGCGGGGCTTACCTGTTTGGCTTCACGGCTACGGCCGGTATCACCTATCGTTTCAACCAGCGCAACTGGCAGCGTGGCGTGCCGGGATATACGGCCGAGGATATCCGCGCCTTCCAGGATGCCGTAGCGGCCGGCAATGCGGCGCTGGAGGCCTCGAAGGCTGAGAATGCCCGTCTGACCGAGGAGCTTGCCGCGGCACAGGCCGCCGCGAAGGAGGCCGAGACGGCTGCCGCCGAGGCTGAGGCCAAGGCTGCTGCCGAGGCCAAGAAGGTGAATACGTCGTCGTGCCCGACGTCGATCATCTTCTACGACTACAGCATGTCGAAACTCACGGCCAAGGACAAGACGCGTCTGGAGCTGACGGCCGATCTGATCAAGAACGGTCCGAAGGATCGGGTCTACACCATCCAGGGACACGCCGACCAGCAGACGGGTACGCCTGCCGGCAACAAGCGGGTGGCTGAGAACCGGGCCAAGAACGTCTACAACTACCTGATCAAGTGTGGCGTGAACCCCAAGCAGCTGACCTACGAGGGGCTGGGCAACGAACCCGACGTCTACAAGAACATCCAGAAGGCCAACCGTTCGGTGATCATCAAGTAA
- a CDS encoding adenosylcobalamin-dependent ribonucleoside-diphosphate reductase, producing the protein MSKTTNTEAPQKVDYNDAVAESKKYFEGDDLAATVWVSKYALKDSFGNIYEHSPREMHQRIAAEIERIERKYPNPLSREEVFELLDHFRYVIPQGGPMTGIGNNFQVASLSNCFVIGHKHPADSYGGIFRMDEEQVQLMKRRGGVGHDLSHIRPTGSPVLNSALTSTGIVPFMERYSNSTREVAQDGRRGALMLTLSIKHPDAERFIDAKVDTGKVTGANVSIKIDDEFMRAALAGKKYHQQFPIDSDHPKYEQDIDAKKLWDKIIHNAWKSAEPGVLFWDTVLRESIPDCYADEGFVTVSTNPCGEIPLCPYDSCRLLAMNLFSYVDNPFKPDAKFNFEKFRDHVGKAMHMMDDIIDLELEKVELIIDKIEHDPEDMDVRRVELELWKKIRTMAQKGRRTGLGITAEGDMLAALGLRYGSQEAIDFAVEVQKTLALAAYRASVQMAAERGPFPIYDAAKEVNNPMIARIREADPELYEEMIKHGRRNIAMLTIAPTGTTSLMSQTTSGIEPVFRTVYKRRRKINPSDHDTHVDYEDETGEKFQEYNVYHHNFVKWLEANGYDTKKLATISDEELDEWVKASPYHGATANDIDWVAKVKMQGAIQKWVDHSISVTVNLPNNVSEALVADVYRTAWECGCKGVTVYRDGCRSGVLLDKNSKNKKQTCEEHPGVAPKRPKSIPADIVRFKNGTEDWIAFVGLQNGRPYEIFTGKIEEDAMYIPPKIKKGYIIKVREEDGTKRYDFQYTDRYGYTNTIGGISRLFNEEFWNYAKLISGVLRHGMPIEKTVSLIESLHLDSVSINTWKTGVCRALKQYIVDGTKSKGKCPSCGQENMAYQNGCLTCMSCGYSKCG; encoded by the coding sequence ATGTCAAAAACAACCAATACCGAAGCTCCGCAGAAGGTCGATTACAACGATGCGGTTGCCGAGTCGAAGAAGTACTTCGAGGGGGACGATCTTGCCGCCACGGTTTGGGTGAGCAAGTACGCCCTGAAGGACTCCTTTGGAAACATCTATGAGCACTCGCCGCGGGAGATGCACCAGCGCATCGCCGCCGAGATCGAGCGCATCGAGCGCAAATATCCGAATCCCCTCTCCCGGGAGGAGGTCTTCGAGCTGCTCGACCACTTCCGCTACGTCATCCCGCAGGGCGGCCCGATGACCGGCATCGGCAACAATTTCCAGGTCGCTTCGCTGTCGAACTGCTTCGTCATCGGTCACAAGCATCCGGCCGACTCCTACGGCGGCATCTTCCGCATGGACGAGGAGCAGGTGCAGCTGATGAAACGCCGCGGCGGCGTGGGGCATGACCTCTCGCACATCCGCCCGACGGGCAGCCCGGTGCTCAATTCGGCCCTGACGTCGACGGGTATCGTCCCCTTCATGGAGCGCTACTCGAACTCGACGCGCGAGGTGGCCCAGGACGGCCGTCGCGGCGCCCTGATGCTGACCCTCTCGATCAAGCACCCCGATGCCGAGCGCTTCATCGACGCCAAGGTCGATACGGGCAAGGTCACGGGTGCCAACGTCTCGATCAAGATCGACGACGAGTTCATGCGGGCGGCGCTGGCCGGCAAGAAGTATCACCAGCAGTTCCCGATCGACTCGGATCATCCGAAATACGAGCAGGATATCGACGCCAAAAAGCTCTGGGACAAGATTATCCACAATGCGTGGAAGTCGGCCGAACCGGGCGTGCTGTTCTGGGATACGGTTCTGCGCGAAAGCATCCCGGACTGCTATGCCGACGAGGGCTTCGTGACGGTCTCGACCAACCCCTGCGGCGAGATTCCGCTCTGCCCCTACGACTCGTGCCGTCTGTTGGCGATGAACCTCTTCAGCTACGTGGACAATCCGTTCAAGCCCGATGCGAAGTTCAATTTCGAGAAGTTCCGCGACCATGTGGGCAAGGCCATGCACATGATGGACGACATCATCGATCTGGAGCTGGAGAAGGTCGAGCTGATCATCGACAAGATCGAGCATGATCCCGAGGATATGGATGTGCGCCGCGTGGAGCTGGAGCTCTGGAAGAAGATCCGCACGATGGCTCAGAAGGGCCGCCGCACGGGCCTCGGCATCACGGCCGAGGGCGACATGCTGGCCGCCCTGGGGCTGCGTTACGGTTCACAGGAGGCGATCGACTTTGCCGTCGAGGTGCAGAAGACCCTGGCGCTGGCCGCTTATCGGGCCTCGGTGCAGATGGCCGCCGAACGCGGCCCGTTCCCGATCTACGACGCCGCCAAGGAGGTCAACAACCCGATGATCGCCCGCATCCGCGAGGCCGATCCCGAACTCTACGAGGAGATGATCAAGCACGGCCGCCGCAACATCGCCATGCTGACCATCGCCCCGACGGGCACCACGTCGCTCATGTCGCAGACTACGTCGGGCATCGAGCCGGTCTTCCGGACGGTCTACAAGCGCCGCCGCAAGATCAACCCCTCGGACCACGACACGCACGTCGACTACGAGGACGAAACGGGCGAGAAGTTCCAGGAGTACAATGTCTACCACCACAACTTTGTCAAGTGGCTCGAGGCGAACGGATACGATACGAAGAAACTGGCCACGATCTCCGACGAGGAGCTTGACGAGTGGGTGAAGGCTTCGCCCTATCACGGCGCTACGGCCAACGACATCGACTGGGTGGCCAAGGTCAAGATGCAGGGGGCCATCCAGAAGTGGGTCGACCACTCGATCTCGGTGACGGTCAACCTCCCGAACAACGTCTCGGAGGCGCTGGTGGCCGACGTCTACCGCACGGCTTGGGAGTGCGGCTGCAAGGGCGTCACGGTCTACCGCGACGGCTGCCGCTCGGGCGTGCTGCTCGACAAGAACTCGAAGAATAAGAAGCAGACCTGCGAGGAGCATCCGGGCGTGGCTCCGAAGCGACCGAAGTCGATTCCCGCGGACATCGTCCGTTTCAAGAACGGTACGGAGGACTGGATTGCCTTCGTCGGACTGCAGAACGGCCGTCCGTACGAGATCTTTACCGGTAAGATCGAGGAGGACGCCATGTACATCCCGCCCAAGATCAAGAAGGGCTATATCATTAAGGTGCGCGAGGAGGACGGCACGAAACGCTACGACTTCCAGTATACGGACCGTTACGGATATACGAACACGATCGGCGGCATCTCGCGTCTGTTCAACGAGGAGTTCTGGAATTACGCCAAGCTGATCTCGGGCGTGCTGCGCCATGGCATGCCGATCGAAAAGACGGTCTCGCTCATCGAATCGCTGCATTTGGACAGCGTCTCGATCAATACGTGGAAGACGGGTGTCTGCCGCGCCCTGAAGCAGTATATCGTCGACGGCACGAAGTCCAAGGGCAAATGCCCGAGCTGCGGTCAGGAGAACATGGCCTATCAGAACGGCTGTCTGACCTGCATGTCGTGCGGCTATTCGAAGTGCGGTTGA
- a CDS encoding RidA family protein has product MKKIIASPQAPKAVGPYSQAVETGGTLYVSGQLPIDGATGQMAQGVEAQTRQSLTNIGHILREAGYDFRDVVKTTVLLQSMEDFAAMNAVYAEFFTGDMPARVCYQVAALPMGALVEIDAVAVK; this is encoded by the coding sequence ATGAAAAAGATCATCGCTTCACCGCAGGCCCCCAAAGCCGTGGGGCCTTATTCCCAGGCCGTTGAGACGGGTGGGACGCTTTATGTTTCGGGTCAGTTGCCCATCGACGGCGCCACGGGCCAGATGGCTCAGGGTGTCGAAGCCCAGACGCGCCAGTCGCTGACCAACATCGGCCATATCCTCCGTGAAGCCGGTTACGACTTCCGCGACGTGGTGAAAACAACCGTCCTGCTGCAGTCGATGGAAGACTTCGCGGCGATGAATGCCGTCTATGCGGAGTTCTTCACGGGTGACATGCCGGCACGGGTCTGCTACCAGGTGGCCGCTCTTCCGATGGGCGCGCTGGTCGAGATCGATGCCGTGGCCGTGAAGTGA
- a CDS encoding META domain-containing protein: MKNLLRMTVAAALVLLMAGCCHCRSYQRKTRRPLVGTEWQLIQLGGETIRPVEGRFTITLTEQGELSGAGDCNRIFGPYQSDKDRSLKIGPLASTRMACPDMKHERAFIEALESATHYDMDGPMLLILSNGELRAVFQAVPAPTDPKAKPAN; this comes from the coding sequence ATGAAAAATCTGTTACGCATGACGGTAGCCGCCGCTCTGGTGCTTCTGATGGCCGGTTGCTGTCACTGCCGCTCCTATCAGCGGAAAACCCGCCGTCCGCTGGTCGGCACCGAATGGCAGCTGATCCAGCTCGGCGGCGAAACGATCCGCCCCGTCGAGGGACGCTTCACCATCACCCTCACGGAGCAGGGCGAACTCTCGGGCGCCGGAGACTGCAACCGCATCTTCGGTCCCTACCAGAGTGACAAGGACCGTTCGCTGAAGATCGGGCCCCTGGCCTCGACCCGCATGGCATGCCCCGACATGAAACACGAGCGGGCCTTTATCGAAGCCCTCGAATCGGCCACCCACTACGACATGGACGGTCCGATGCTGCTGATCCTCTCGAACGGCGAACTGCGGGCCGTCTTCCAGGCCGTCCCGGCACCGACCGACCCGAAGGCCAAACCGGCCAACTAG
- a CDS encoding DUF5039 domain-containing protein produces MKMKAMTLFSKQVLLALLLMTAAGAVAQPAQPAQPTESRSKTGALTGDGLRSRIVKLDEVIRRLDLQLNQLTWKVYLDYAEQTRITPKVFSLPGLNYARLRDTVPAIDQLGERLRAASEAYTAILRTDPQYDTIHQEYVALRGVKDPERESANKMHYNQMYARLRAGNPDYEPALERKREAERQRNMAILRYMVDYYGARGWILSSSPLLTSYSSVMKELNGRCPEIGLLQDELSQLRRLRRELNERLLREQFVFGCVVDTTVSAGPQEE; encoded by the coding sequence ATGAAAATGAAAGCAATGACTCTTTTTTCGAAGCAGGTTCTGTTGGCCCTGCTGCTGATGACGGCCGCCGGTGCCGTGGCTCAACCGGCACAACCGGCACAACCAACCGAATCCCGATCCAAAACCGGGGCCCTGACGGGGGACGGCTTGAGGTCCCGGATCGTCAAACTCGATGAGGTGATCCGCCGCCTCGATCTGCAACTCAACCAACTGACCTGGAAGGTCTACCTCGACTATGCCGAACAGACGCGGATCACCCCCAAGGTCTTCTCCCTGCCCGGGCTGAACTATGCGCGGCTGCGTGATACGGTGCCGGCCATCGATCAGCTTGGCGAGCGGTTGCGCGCCGCCTCGGAGGCCTACACGGCCATTCTGCGCACCGATCCGCAGTACGATACCATCCATCAGGAGTATGTGGCGCTCCGCGGGGTGAAGGATCCCGAGCGCGAGTCGGCCAACAAGATGCACTATAACCAGATGTATGCGCGTCTGCGGGCCGGGAATCCCGACTATGAACCGGCTCTGGAACGCAAGCGCGAGGCCGAACGGCAGCGCAACATGGCCATCCTGCGCTACATGGTCGACTATTACGGGGCGCGGGGGTGGATTCTGTCGAGCAGTCCGCTGCTGACCAGCTACTCTTCGGTCATGAAGGAGTTGAATGGCCGATGCCCGGAGATCGGTCTTCTGCAGGACGAACTCTCGCAACTGCGCAGGCTTCGGCGCGAACTCAACGAACGGCTTTTGCGTGAGCAGTTCGTTTTCGGTTGTGTGGTCGACACGACTGTTTCGGCCGGGCCGCAGGAAGAGTGA
- a CDS encoding RNA polymerase sigma factor, translated as MQLSEKNPLRPDDDELLARYRADGRTEHLAQLYLRHTELVYGVALHLLRNRADAEDVVMQLFEELIVKARHHEIRNFRSWLHTVCRNLCLMRLRREGRMPPAELPRELPDDGQLIDLLADEERRQQLRTALDRCLERLPEPQRRSIRLFFFDRCSYADIAALTSWHLKSVRSYIQNGKRNLKICLGNKRP; from the coding sequence ATGCAACTCTCCGAGAAAAATCCGCTCCGTCCGGACGATGACGAACTGCTGGCCCGCTACCGGGCCGACGGCCGCACGGAGCATCTGGCCCAACTCTACCTCCGCCATACGGAGCTGGTCTACGGCGTGGCACTGCACCTGCTGCGCAACCGGGCCGATGCCGAGGATGTGGTGATGCAGCTCTTCGAGGAGCTGATCGTCAAGGCCCGCCACCACGAGATCCGCAACTTCCGCAGCTGGCTCCACACGGTCTGCCGCAACCTCTGCCTCATGCGGCTGCGCCGGGAGGGGCGGATGCCTCCGGCCGAACTGCCGCGCGAACTGCCCGACGACGGCCAGCTGATCGACCTGCTGGCCGACGAGGAGCGCCGACAGCAGCTCCGTACGGCGCTCGATCGGTGTCTGGAGCGGCTGCCCGAGCCCCAACGGCGCTCGATCCGCCTCTTCTTCTTCGACCGCTGCTCCTACGCCGACATCGCCGCCCTCACGTCGTGGCACCTGAAGAGCGTAAGGAGCTACATCCAGAACGGTAAACGCAATCTGAAAATCTGTCTCGGAAACAAACGGCCATGA